The Tigriopus californicus strain San Diego chromosome 5, Tcal_SD_v2.1, whole genome shotgun sequence genome includes a region encoding these proteins:
- the LOC131880667 gene encoding dipeptidase 1-like isoform X1: protein MKAACLRELSFFALVGLSWAIPTTKEYKGPSQESIIQAKAILDKYPIIDGHNDFVMGLRTYFENDLTNFDFNTNLSAIEPWASHYADDTDIPRMKEGRVGGQFWSSFISCDAQYKDAVQLFMEQIDVIKRLVQDNPNDMTFVTDAQGIEQAFADKKIASLIGVESGHAIGESLGMLRMLYELGARYMTLTHTCNTPWADAAQVESGELPVRSDGLSDFGKLVVQEMNRLGMLVDLSHVSARTMADAMDVTRAPVIFSHSSARSVYDHPRNVPDEILSRLTDIDGIVMVNFFSCFVVPDCSENHGNVLDIVAHVNKIREVAGVDHVGIGSDFCGVDISPEGLEDSAGYPNLFAALLEDGWTEEELGKLASGNLIRVFKAVEAIRDTLTSEEPFQAWIPSEEVQADESQCRMEPW, encoded by the exons ATGAAGGCCGCCTGCTTGCGTGAGCTAAGCTTTTTTGCTTTAGTGGGTCTTTCTTGGGCTATACCAACCACCAAGGAGTACAAAGGCCCTTCACAGGAAAGCATTATTCAAGCCAaggccattttggacaaatatcCAATCATCGACGG TCACAATGACTTTGTCATGGGCTTGAGGACCTATTTTGAGAATGATTTAACCAACTTCGATTTCAATACCAATCTCTCCGCCATTGAACCTTGGGCGTCCCATTATGCCGATGACACCGACATTCCTCGAATGAAAGAAGGTCGAGTTGGCGGTCAA TTCTGGTCATCTTTCATCTCTTGTGATGCTCAATACAAGGATGCCGTTCAGCTTTTTATGGAGCAGATCGACGTCATCAAACGCTTGGTACAAGACAACCCAAATGATATGACATTCGTCACTGATGCCCAGGGCATTGAGCAAGCCTTTGCCGACAAAAAGATTGCTAGTTTGATTGGCGTGGAATCTGGTCATGCCATTGGAGAAAGTCTGGGCATGTTGAGGATGCTTTATGAACTCGGAGCCAGATACATGACCTTGACTCATACCTGCAATACCCCTTG GGCGGATGCGGCACAAGTGGAAAGCGGCGAGCTACCCGTTCGAAGTGATGGCTTAAGCGATTTTGGTAAGTTGGTGGTCCAGGAAATGAACCGCTTGGGCATGCTCGTGGACCTTTCACATGTATCAGCAAGGACCATGGCAGATGCCATGGATGTCACTCGGGCACCCGTgattttttcccattcatCGGCCAGATCTGTGTACGACCATCCCCGGAATGTTCCAGATGAGATTCTTTCTCGATTG ACGGACATTGACGGCATTGTCATGGTGAACTTCTTCTCATGCTTTGTGGTTCCCGATTGCAGTGAGAACCACGGAAACGTCTTAGATATTGTGG CGCACGTAAATAAAATTCGGGAAGTGGCTGGAGTGGATCATGTGGGTATTGGTTCGGATTTTTGTGGCGTCGACAT ATCCCCCGAGGGTTTAGAGGATTCGGCGGGCTATCCCAACTTATTCGCAGCCCTTTTAGAGGACGGTTGGACCGAAGAAGAATTGGGTAAATTGGCCTCTGGTAACCTCATCCGCGTGTTTAAAGCTGTGGAAGCTATCCGAGATACTTTGACCTCGGAGGAGCCCTTCCAAGCCTGGATTCCCTCCGAGGAGGTTCAAGCTGACGAGAGCCAGTGTCGCATGGAGCCCTGGTAA
- the LOC131880667 gene encoding dipeptidase 1-like isoform X2 produces the protein MKAACLRELSFFALVGLSWAIPTTKEYKGPSQESIIQAKAILDKYPIIDGHNDFVMGLRTYFENDLTNFDFNTNLSAIEPWASHYADDTDIPRMKEGRVGGQFWSSFISCDAQYKDAVQLFMEQIDVIKRLVQDNPNDMTFVTDAQGIEQAFADKKIASLIGVESGHAIGESLGMLRMLYELGARYMTLTHTCNTPRADAAQVESGELPVRSDGLSDFGKLVVQEMNRLGMLVDLSHVSARTMADAMDVTRAPVIFSHSSARSVYDHPRNVPDEILSRLTDIDGIVMVNFFSCFVVPDCSENHGNVLDIVAHVNKIREVAGVDHVGIGSDFCGVDISPEGLEDSAGYPNLFAALLEDGWTEEELGKLASGNLIRVFKAVEAIRDTLTSEEPFQAWIPSEEVQADESQCRMEPW, from the exons ATGAAGGCCGCCTGCTTGCGTGAGCTAAGCTTTTTTGCTTTAGTGGGTCTTTCTTGGGCTATACCAACCACCAAGGAGTACAAAGGCCCTTCACAGGAAAGCATTATTCAAGCCAaggccattttggacaaatatcCAATCATCGACGG TCACAATGACTTTGTCATGGGCTTGAGGACCTATTTTGAGAATGATTTAACCAACTTCGATTTCAATACCAATCTCTCCGCCATTGAACCTTGGGCGTCCCATTATGCCGATGACACCGACATTCCTCGAATGAAAGAAGGTCGAGTTGGCGGTCAA TTCTGGTCATCTTTCATCTCTTGTGATGCTCAATACAAGGATGCCGTTCAGCTTTTTATGGAGCAGATCGACGTCATCAAACGCTTGGTACAAGACAACCCAAATGATATGACATTCGTCACTGATGCCCAGGGCATTGAGCAAGCCTTTGCCGACAAAAAGATTGCTAGTTTGATTGGCGTGGAATCTGGTCATGCCATTGGAGAAAGTCTGGGCATGTTGAGGATGCTTTATGAACTCGGAGCCAGATACATGACCTTGACTCATACCTGCAATACCC CCAGGGCGGATGCGGCACAAGTGGAAAGCGGCGAGCTACCCGTTCGAAGTGATGGCTTAAGCGATTTTGGTAAGTTGGTGGTCCAGGAAATGAACCGCTTGGGCATGCTCGTGGACCTTTCACATGTATCAGCAAGGACCATGGCAGATGCCATGGATGTCACTCGGGCACCCGTgattttttcccattcatCGGCCAGATCTGTGTACGACCATCCCCGGAATGTTCCAGATGAGATTCTTTCTCGATTG ACGGACATTGACGGCATTGTCATGGTGAACTTCTTCTCATGCTTTGTGGTTCCCGATTGCAGTGAGAACCACGGAAACGTCTTAGATATTGTGG CGCACGTAAATAAAATTCGGGAAGTGGCTGGAGTGGATCATGTGGGTATTGGTTCGGATTTTTGTGGCGTCGACAT ATCCCCCGAGGGTTTAGAGGATTCGGCGGGCTATCCCAACTTATTCGCAGCCCTTTTAGAGGACGGTTGGACCGAAGAAGAATTGGGTAAATTGGCCTCTGGTAACCTCATCCGCGTGTTTAAAGCTGTGGAAGCTATCCGAGATACTTTGACCTCGGAGGAGCCCTTCCAAGCCTGGATTCCCTCCGAGGAGGTTCAAGCTGACGAGAGCCAGTGTCGCATGGAGCCCTGGTAA
- the LOC131880447 gene encoding PSME3-interacting protein-like encodes MASGFVSEKVLAEKREERQKEWEKVRKPEDPEIRPEESDAQSVHRTLFDQLESNKNKAQEEWDEKHQLKNQVRGIDDDEAEFLDRVDDLRSQLERKRRLEERKELEEYRQSQIALQEKAEEEKLRLEVVSRPALSSSGANNSSKNSSQKKLLGAMVRKRPKEGPIHSISITSPPGVVDVAEKKAKVGGALAGLGDYSSSSDDDDEENGEDKT; translated from the exons ATGGCCAGCGGATTCGTGAGTGAGAAAGTGTTGGCCGAAAAGCGCGAAGAGCGGCAGAAAGAGTGGGAGAAGGTTCGCAAACCCGAAGATCCGGAGATTCGTCCCGAGGAATCGGATGCCCAGAGTGTGCATCGCACCCTCTTTGATCAACTCGAAAGCAATAAAAACAAAGCCCAAGAAGAATGGGACGAGAAGCATCAGCTCAAGAATCAAGTTCGCGGCATCGATGACGACGAAGCCGAGTTCTTGGATAGG GTTGATGATCTCAGGTCGCAATTGGAACGCAAAAGAAGATtagaggaaagaaaagagttggaaGAATACAGACAATCCCAAATTGCCTTGCAAGAAAAGGCCGAGGAGGAAAAGTTGCGGTTGGAAGTGGTGTCCCGACCAGCCCTCTCATCAAGTGGGGCCAATAATTCATCCAAAAACTCGAGTCAAAAGAAACTTTTAGGCGCCATGGTTCGAAAAAGGCCCAAGGAGGGCCCGATCCATTCCATTAGCATCACCAGCCCACCCGGTGTTGTTGATGTGGCggagaagaaggccaaagtTGGAGGAGCTCTAGCCGGATTAGGAGACTACAGTTCCTCCtccgacgacgatgatgaggaAAACGGAGAAGACAAGACGTGA